In a genomic window of Colias croceus chromosome 20, ilColCroc2.1:
- the LOC123701052 gene encoding uncharacterized protein LOC123701052, translating into MYRIILLLSVFTIIRAEHEFCDGFKTDFDIKKAIGPWHVVAVIPDTNFSRKLDTNFSCYQVDFSEVDEAGLKWMIKERFGKRFDDIIDKVPGEVIRLRYHTDEPFDIWSKAVPGVTGCYKQLLDLSSNEKDINQSKTLDSPTLLHLLETDYGVFLLQVLWGRISAIIYKRDLDVQIEQLRPAYEFLSMYRKNLVEPKLCNLDLLTPTSPKQETNYTMLTKILH; encoded by the exons ATGTATCGTATCATCCTCCTTCTCTCTGTCTTCACTATAATACGAGCAGAACATGAGTTTTGTGACGGGTTTAAAACCGATTTCGATATAAAGAAGGCTATAGGCCCGTGGCACGTGGTCGCTGTTATACCGGACACGAATTTCTCTAGAAAACTCGATACTAATTTCTCGTGCTATCAAGTGGATTTTAGTGAAGTTGATGAG GCTGGCCTAAAATGGATGATAAAGGAACGTTTCGGCAAACGATTTGATGACATAATCGATAAGGTCCCAGGGGAGGTGATCCGCCTTCGGTACCATACAGACGAACCTTTTGACATCTGGTCCAAGGCGGTGCCTGGTGTGACAGGATGCTATAAACAGTTGCTTGATTTAAGTAGCAATGAGAAAgatataa atcAATCAAAAACTTTAGATTCACCGACGCTTTTGCATCTACTAGAGACAGATTATGGAGTATTTCTGTTACAAGTCCTTTGGGGAAGAATATCAgccataatatataaaagagacttg GACGTGCAAATAGAGCAACTTCGACCTGCATATGAATTCCTCTCGATGTACAGAAAAAATCTGGTCGAACCGAAGCTTTGTAATTTAGACTTATTGACTCCAACAAGTCCAAAACAAGAGACTAACTACACtatgcttacaaaaatattacattaa